A genomic region of Methanothermobacter sp. CaT2 contains the following coding sequences:
- a CDS encoding carbohydrate kinase family protein: protein MSEDRDLLAVGHTAFDYIIHLDEFPEPNTSTAIKRMRNLHGGAAANVALVGSRLGLRTSLVSAVGGDFEGSEYRELLESSGIDIESMILVADESTPTAFVMTDSDHNQISYFYWGAARYFKDAETPEDAIKSARAVHLATGDPSFNCRCGEFARSLGKIISFDPGQDLHMYSRSQLERAVGVCDILFGNHHEIDRICSKLSVDIHGLREMGPGVVVKTYGKEGSIIYSDDVIKIDAIPREAVDPTGAGDSYRAGFMRAYLRGADLKTCGRFASAVASFIVEDEGTQTNIPDTGKAVKRFTAQWGYEPPI, encoded by the coding sequence ATGAGTGAAGACAGAGACCTTCTTGCTGTTGGACATACCGCCTTCGATTACATAATACATCTGGATGAATTTCCAGAACCAAACACATCAACAGCCATAAAACGCATGAGGAACCTTCATGGGGGAGCAGCCGCAAATGTCGCCCTGGTGGGATCAAGGCTTGGTCTTAGAACATCCCTTGTATCCGCGGTTGGAGGCGACTTTGAGGGTTCAGAGTACAGGGAGCTCCTGGAGTCAAGTGGTATAGATATTGAATCCATGATCCTGGTGGCGGATGAAAGCACCCCAACAGCCTTTGTGATGACCGATTCTGATCACAACCAGATAAGCTACTTCTACTGGGGCGCTGCAAGGTACTTCAAAGACGCCGAGACACCTGAGGATGCCATAAAATCTGCCCGTGCAGTGCACCTTGCAACCGGTGACCCATCCTTCAACTGCAGGTGCGGTGAATTTGCAAGGTCCCTCGGTAAGATAATAAGCTTTGACCCGGGGCAGGACCTCCACATGTACTCCCGCAGCCAGCTTGAAAGGGCCGTTGGTGTATGCGACATACTATTTGGGAACCACCATGAAATAGATCGCATATGCAGCAAACTGTCGGTGGATATCCATGGACTCCGGGAGATGGGACCGGGGGTGGTGGTTAAGACCTACGGGAAAGAGGGGAGCATCATATACTCCGATGATGTGATAAAGATAGACGCAATACCCCGGGAGGCGGTTGACCCCACAGGGGCCGGGGACTCCTACCGGGCAGGCTTCATGAGGGCCTACCTCCGGGGCGCGGACCTCAAAACCTGTGGGCGGTTCGCATCTGCAGTTGCATCATTCATAGTCGAGGATGAGGGTACCCAGACAAACATCCCTGACACAGGAAAGGCCGTGAAACGCTTCACTGCACAGTGGGGCTATGAACCCCCGATATGA
- a CDS encoding LysR family transcriptional regulator: MDMKPLPGMEINGHRFDHRFFETLRVIGETFSQRRAAMVLGISPQVLNRRVLRAESLLGVKLVRSSGAGSELTPEAMEILGAYMRQIKILEGSGPLMIAAGYISSNLVEAAIEGLGVSASLFSCCDEDSFHLAERSMLDAVFLDDPLQAYRRDLDFVPVAYDHLVLVGRGISDIRALDGSCFVGVSGSAQRLAWEVLSEAGVEFEVVREVRSPYHAHRIVMNDPELLTFLSASQFSGSDILREETRHVISAVRCRDREWVDELIEFITGEGQALVAESGFEPLH; the protein is encoded by the coding sequence ATGGATATGAAGCCCCTCCCTGGAATGGAAATCAATGGGCACAGATTTGATCACAGGTTCTTTGAGACCCTAAGGGTTATAGGAGAGACCTTCTCACAGAGAAGGGCCGCCATGGTTCTCGGGATATCACCACAGGTGCTCAACAGGAGGGTGCTCAGGGCCGAGTCCCTCCTTGGTGTGAAACTTGTGAGAAGCAGTGGGGCTGGATCAGAACTCACACCGGAGGCCATGGAAATCCTGGGAGCCTACATGCGCCAGATTAAAATACTGGAGGGTTCAGGGCCCCTGATGATAGCTGCTGGTTACATATCCTCAAACCTTGTAGAGGCCGCCATTGAGGGTCTGGGGGTGTCAGCATCCCTGTTTTCATGCTGTGATGAGGATTCATTCCATCTAGCAGAGAGGAGCATGCTTGATGCCGTATTCCTGGATGATCCCCTCCAGGCATACCGGAGGGACCTGGATTTTGTTCCTGTCGCCTATGACCACCTGGTCCTTGTTGGCAGGGGTATCAGTGATATCAGGGCCCTTGATGGCTCCTGCTTTGTGGGGGTTTCGGGTTCTGCCCAGAGGCTGGCATGGGAGGTCCTCTCAGAGGCTGGTGTGGAATTTGAGGTTGTCAGGGAGGTGAGATCCCCATATCATGCCCACAGAATTGTCATGAATGACCCGGAGCTGCTTACGTTCTTAAGTGCGAGTCAGTTCAGTGGCTCGGACATCCTGAGGGAGGAGACAAGGCACGTTATAAGTGCAGTGAGGTGCCGTGATAGAGAGTGGGTCGATGAACTGATTGAGTTTATCACTGGTGAGGGCCAGGCCCTGGTTGCTGAATCCGGCTTTGAGCCGCTTCACTGA